In Tenrec ecaudatus isolate mTenEca1 chromosome 4, mTenEca1.hap1, whole genome shotgun sequence, a single window of DNA contains:
- the RDX gene encoding radixin → MPKPINVRVTTMDAELEFAIQPNTTGKQLFDQVVKTVGLREVWFFGLQYVDSKGYSTWLKLNKKVTQQDVKKENPLQFKFRAKFFPEDVSEELIQEITQRLFFLQVKEAILNDEIYCPPETAVLLASYAVQAKYGDYNKEIHKPGYLANDRLLPQRVLEQHKLTKEQWEERIQNWHEEHRGMLREDSMMEYLKIAQDLEMYGVNYFEIKNKKGTELWLGVDALGLNIYEHDDKLTPKIGFPWSEIRNISFNDKKFVIKPIDKKAPDFVFYAPRLRINKRILALCMGNHELYMRRRKPDTIEVQQMKAQAREEKHQKQLERAQLENEKKKREIAEKEKERIEREKEELMERLRQIEEQTMKAQKELEEQTRRALELDQERKRAKEAAERLEKERRAAEEAKAAVEKQAADQMKNQEQLAAELAEFTAKIALLEEAKKKKEEEASEWQHKAFAAQEDLEKTKEELKTVMSAPPPPPPPPVIPPTENEHDEHDENNAEASAELSSEGVVNHRSEEERVTETQKNERVKKQLQALSSELAQARDETKKTQNDVLHAENVKAGRDKYKTLRQIRQGNTKQRIDEFEAM, encoded by the exons gtggttAAAACAGTTGGTTTGCGTGAGGTCTGGTTTTTTGGGCTGCAGTACGTGGATAGCAAAGGTTATTCTACTTGGCTTAAACTAAATAAAAAG GTGACACAGCaagatgttaaaaaagagaatcctTTACAGTTCAAGTTCAGAGCTAAGTTCTTCCCTGAAGATGTTTCTGAGGAATTAATTCAAGAAATAACCCAAAGACTTTTCTTCTTGCAAGTTAAAGAAGCCATCTTAAATGATGAGATATATTGCCCACCAGAAACTGCAGTTCTTTTGGCTTCTTACGCTGTACAAGCCAAGTATGGAGATTATAATAAAGAGATCCACAAGCCAGGCTACCTGGCTAACGATAGACTTTTACCCCAACG TGTTTTGGAACAGCAtaaactgacaaaagaacaatgggAAGAAAGAATACAGAACTGGCATGAAGAACATAGAGGAATGTTAAG GGAAGATTCTATGATGGAATACCTGAAGATTGCACAAGATCTGGAAATGTATGGAGTCaactattttgaaataaaaaataagaaaggaaCTGAATTGTGGCTAGGCGTGGATGCTCTGGGTCTGAATATTTATGAGCACGATGACAA GTTAACACCTAAAATTGGTTTTCCTTGGAGTGAAATAAGAAACATTTCATTTAATGACAAAAAATTTGTTATAAAGCCAATCGACAAAAAGGCACCT gattttgttttttatgcGCCTCGTCTGAGAATCAATAAGCGGATTCTGGCATTATGTATGGGAAACCATGAGCTGTACATGCGCAGGAGAAAGCCGGACACGATTGAAGTCCAGCAGATGAAGGCCCAGGCGAGAGAGGAGAAACACCAGAAGCAGTTGGAGAG GGCACAGCTAGAGaatgaaaagaagaaaagagaaatagcagaaaaggaaaaggaaagaatagAACGTGAAAAGGAAGAGCTTATGGAACGTCTACGGCAAAttgaagaacagacaatgaaggccCAGAAAG AACTAGAGGAACAGACTCGGAGAGCTCTAGAGCTGGACCAGGAACGAAAGCGAGCCAAAGAAGCAGCAGAACGGCTGGAGAAGGAGCGTCGGGCTGCCGAAGAGGCCAAAGCCGCTGTAGAGAAACAGGCTGCTGACCAGATGAAGAATCAGGAACAGCTC gcaGCAGAACTTGCTGAATTCACTGCCAAGATTGCACTTCTAGAAGaagccaagaagaaaaaggaagaggaggcttcTGAGTGGCAACACAAA GCTTTTGCGGCCCAGGAAGACTTggaaaagaccaaagaagagttaaAAACTGTGATGTCTGCCCCCCCTCCACCTCCGCCACCACCAGTCATTCCTCCCACGGAGAACGAGCACGATGAGCATGATGAGAACAATGCCGAGGCCAGTGCGGAATTGTCCAGTGAAGGAGTAGTGAACCATAGAAGTGAGGAAGAACGCGTGACAGAGACACAGAAAAACGAGCGCGTCAAGAAACAACTCCAG gcACTAAGTTCAGAATTAGCCCAAGCCAGAGATGAAACCAAGAAAACACAAAACGATGTTCTTCATGCTGAGAATGTGAAAGCCGGCCGCGACAAGTACAAGACTCTGCGGCAGATTCGACAAGGCAACACAAAGCAGCGTATTGATGAGTTTGAAGCAATGTGA